A stretch of Pseudomonas sp. LRP2-20 DNA encodes these proteins:
- a CDS encoding riboflavin synthase subunit alpha, whose product MYTGIVQAVRPLLDVTSYPGHNQFTIDLTAELLDDLKIGASVSVEGTCLSVTEIHGSQVKFDAMTATLERTNLRNFKAGQGVNIERSAKMNAEVGGHLMAGHIATTAEIVELSIKETGAFITFRMPPEWGKYVFPRGFIGVNGCSLTVADVEDNVVTINLIPETLRQTTFASYRPGELLNIEVDHQTMVLVDVVERTIKSTLAREMPR is encoded by the coding sequence ATGTACACCGGCATCGTCCAGGCCGTCCGCCCTCTGCTTGATGTGACCAGCTACCCGGGCCACAACCAGTTCACCATCGACCTCACCGCCGAACTGCTCGATGATTTGAAGATCGGCGCCAGCGTCAGTGTCGAAGGCACCTGCCTGTCGGTCACCGAAATCCATGGCAGCCAGGTGAAGTTCGACGCCATGACCGCCACCCTCGAACGCACCAACCTGCGCAACTTCAAGGCCGGCCAAGGCGTGAACATCGAGCGCTCGGCGAAGATGAACGCCGAAGTCGGCGGCCACCTGATGGCCGGCCATATCGCCACCACTGCCGAGATCGTCGAGCTGTCGATCAAGGAAACCGGCGCCTTCATCACCTTCCGCATGCCACCTGAATGGGGCAAGTACGTATTCCCGCGCGGCTTCATCGGGGTCAATGGTTGCAGCCTGACCGTCGCCGATGTCGAGGACAACGTGGTGACCATCAACCTGATACCGGAAACCCTGCGCCAGACCACCTTCGCCAGCTACAGGCCCGGCGAGCTGCTGAACATCGAAGTGGACCACCAGACCATGGTCCTGGTGGACGTGGTGGAGCGCACGATCAAAAGTACGCTTGCCCGCGAAATGCCGCGCTAA
- a CDS encoding YoaK family protein produces the protein MLPNALPARTARRLRLQVLRGRVGLGLVAGLSVLAGMTDAIGLLALGDFVSFMSGNTTRLAVAISQADLALVLRLSGAVLGFVAGNALGVLLARGFHRRAWPVLLVVAGLLACAASWPFAATFPALLAATLAMGMINAVVEQVNGLPIGLTYVTGALSRFGRGLGRWLLGERRNGWRVQLVPWAGMLLGAALGAWLQQHLGLQAMAGSSALACLLALVSRFIPRSWQRGYMPR, from the coding sequence ATGCTGCCCAACGCCCTCCCCGCGCGCACCGCCAGGCGCCTGCGCCTGCAGGTTTTGCGTGGCCGCGTCGGCCTTGGCCTGGTCGCCGGGCTATCGGTGCTGGCCGGCATGACCGACGCCATCGGCCTGCTGGCGCTGGGTGATTTCGTCTCGTTCATGAGCGGCAACACCACGCGCCTGGCGGTGGCCATCAGCCAGGCAGACCTGGCCCTGGTGCTGCGCCTGAGCGGCGCGGTGCTGGGCTTCGTCGCTGGCAACGCGCTGGGCGTGTTGCTGGCCCGTGGCTTTCACCGCCGGGCCTGGCCGGTGCTGCTGGTGGTGGCCGGGCTGCTGGCCTGCGCCGCGAGCTGGCCGTTCGCCGCAACGTTCCCGGCGCTGCTGGCCGCCACCCTGGCCATGGGCATGATCAATGCCGTGGTGGAACAGGTGAACGGCCTGCCCATCGGCCTGACCTACGTCACCGGCGCCCTGTCGCGCTTCGGCCGCGGCCTGGGGCGCTGGCTGCTGGGCGAGCGGCGCAACGGCTGGCGGGTGCAACTGGTGCCTTGGGCCGGCATGCTGCTGGGCGCCGCCCTCGGTGCCTGGTTGCAACAGCATCTGGGGTTGCAGGCGATGGCGGGCAGTAGTGCCCTGGCCTGCCTGCTGGCGCTGGTGTCGCGGTTCATCCCACGTTCGTGGCAGCGCGGCTACATGCCGCGCTGA
- the proP gene encoding glycine betaine/L-proline transporter ProP: MKSRKKNVQPIGLKDITIVDDAKMRKAITAAALGNAMEWFDFGVYGFVAFALGKVFFPNADPSVQMIAALATFSVPFLIRPLGGLFFGALGDRFGRQKILAATIVIMSLSTFAIGLIPSYASIGIWAPILLLLAKMAQGFSVGGEYTGASIFVAEYAPDRKRGFLGSWLDFGSIAGFVLGAGVVVLISTLLGDEKFLDWGWRLPFFLALPLGIIGLYLRHALEETPAFQQHVDKLEQGDREGLASGPKVSFKEVATQHWRSLVTCIGVVIATNVTYYMLLTYMPSYLSHNLHYSEDHGVLIIIAIMVGMLFVQPIIGLMSDKFGRRPFIVVGSVGLFALAIPAFMLINSGALGLIFSGLLIIAVLLNFFIGVMASTLPAMFPTHIRYSALASAFNISVLIAGLTPTLAAWLVESSGNLYMPAYYLMVIAVVGLVTGLTMKETANKPLRGAAPAASDIEEARELLQEHHDNIEQKIEDIDAQIAELEAKRQLLVQQHPRIE, from the coding sequence ATGAAATCTCGCAAGAAAAACGTCCAGCCAATCGGCTTGAAAGACATCACCATCGTCGACGATGCCAAGATGCGCAAGGCGATCACCGCCGCTGCACTGGGCAACGCCATGGAGTGGTTCGACTTCGGCGTGTATGGCTTCGTCGCCTTCGCCCTGGGCAAGGTGTTCTTCCCCAATGCCGACCCCAGCGTGCAGATGATCGCGGCGCTGGCTACCTTCTCGGTACCCTTCCTGATCCGCCCGCTGGGCGGGCTGTTCTTCGGTGCCCTGGGCGACCGCTTCGGGCGGCAGAAGATCCTCGCCGCGACCATCGTGATCATGTCGCTCAGCACCTTTGCCATCGGCCTGATACCGTCCTACGCCTCGATCGGTATCTGGGCGCCCATCCTGCTGTTGCTGGCGAAGATGGCCCAGGGCTTCTCGGTGGGCGGGGAGTACACCGGGGCGTCGATCTTCGTCGCCGAGTACGCCCCGGACCGCAAGCGTGGCTTTCTTGGCAGTTGGCTGGACTTTGGCTCGATTGCCGGCTTTGTGCTGGGGGCGGGGGTGGTGGTGCTGATTTCCACCCTGCTCGGTGATGAGAAGTTCCTGGATTGGGGCTGGCGCTTGCCGTTCTTCCTGGCCTTGCCGCTGGGCATCATCGGCCTCTACCTGCGCCATGCGCTGGAGGAAACCCCGGCGTTCCAGCAGCATGTGGACAAGCTCGAGCAGGGTGACCGCGAAGGCCTGGCCTCGGGGCCCAAGGTGTCGTTCAAGGAGGTCGCGACCCAGCACTGGCGCAGCCTGGTGACCTGTATCGGTGTGGTGATCGCCACCAACGTCACCTACTACATGCTGCTCACCTACATGCCCAGCTACCTGTCACACAACCTGCACTACAGCGAAGACCACGGCGTGCTGATCATCATCGCGATCATGGTCGGCATGCTGTTCGTGCAACCCATCATTGGCCTGATGAGCGATAAATTCGGCCGGCGCCCGTTCATCGTGGTAGGCAGCGTCGGGCTGTTCGCCCTGGCCATCCCGGCGTTCATGCTGATCAACAGCGGCGCGCTCGGGCTGATCTTCTCCGGCCTGCTGATCATCGCCGTGCTGCTGAACTTCTTCATCGGCGTGATGGCCTCGACCTTGCCGGCGATGTTCCCCACGCACATTCGCTACAGCGCCCTGGCCAGTGCCTTCAACATTTCGGTGCTGATTGCCGGCCTGACACCGACCCTCGCGGCCTGGCTGGTGGAGAGCAGCGGCAACCTGTACATGCCGGCGTACTACCTGATGGTGATTGCCGTGGTCGGCCTGGTCACCGGCCTGACCATGAAGGAAACCGCCAACAAGCCGCTGCGTGGTGCAGCGCCAGCGGCGTCGGACATCGAAGAGGCGCGCGAACTGCTGCAGGAGCACCACGACAACATCGAGCAGAAGATCGAAGACATCGACGCGCAGATCGCCGAGCTCGAGGCCAAGCGCCAGTTGCTGGTGCAACAGCACCCGCGCATCGAGTGA
- the hemB gene encoding porphobilinogen synthase has translation MSNRFPSVRPRRLRQNESLRTIFQETEFRLEDLILPIFVEEGIDDFVPITSMPGVNRIPEKLLAQEIERYARAGIKSVMTFGVSHNLDATGSDTWNENGLVARMSRICKDTVPEMVVMSDTCFCEYTSHGHCGVLHDHGVDNDATLANLGKQAVIAAAAGADFIAPSAAMDGQVQAIRSALDGAGFHDTAIMAYSTKFASSLYGPFREAGGTALKGDRKSYQMNPMNRREAVRESLLDEQEGADVLMVKPAGAYLDVIADIRAASRLPLAAYQVSGEYAMIKFGGLAGAIDEGRVVRESIGAIKRAGADLILTYFAMDLAREGI, from the coding sequence ATGTCCAACCGTTTCCCTTCCGTTCGTCCCCGCCGTCTGCGCCAGAACGAATCCCTGCGCACGATCTTCCAGGAAACCGAGTTCCGCCTGGAAGACCTGATCCTGCCGATCTTCGTCGAGGAAGGCATCGATGACTTCGTGCCAATCACCAGCATGCCGGGCGTCAACCGCATTCCGGAGAAATTGCTGGCACAGGAAATCGAGCGCTATGCCCGTGCCGGTATCAAGTCGGTGATGACCTTCGGCGTTTCGCACAACCTGGACGCCACCGGCAGCGACACCTGGAACGAGAACGGCCTGGTCGCGCGCATGTCGCGCATCTGCAAGGACACCGTGCCTGAAATGGTGGTGATGTCCGACACCTGCTTCTGCGAATACACCAGCCACGGCCACTGTGGCGTGCTGCACGACCATGGCGTGGACAACGACGCCACTCTGGCCAACCTGGGCAAGCAGGCGGTGATCGCCGCCGCCGCCGGCGCCGACTTCATCGCCCCGTCGGCGGCGATGGACGGCCAGGTGCAGGCCATTCGTAGCGCGCTGGACGGTGCCGGCTTCCACGACACTGCGATCATGGCCTATTCCACCAAGTTTGCTTCGTCGCTGTATGGCCCGTTCCGTGAAGCTGGCGGTACTGCGCTCAAGGGCGACCGCAAGAGCTACCAGATGAACCCGATGAACCGCCGTGAAGCGGTGCGCGAGTCGCTGCTCGACGAGCAGGAAGGGGCCGATGTGCTGATGGTCAAGCCGGCCGGTGCCTACCTCGATGTGATCGCCGACATCCGCGCCGCCTCGCGCCTGCCGCTGGCGGCGTATCAGGTGAGCGGCGAGTACGCGATGATCAAGTTCGGCGGTCTGGCCGGTGCCATCGACGAGGGCCGGGTGGTGCGTGAAAGCATTGGCGCGATCAAGCGTGCCGGTGCCGACCTGATCCTGACCTACTTCGCCATGGACCTGGCGCGCGAAGGGATCTGA
- a CDS encoding PA4780 family RIO1-like protein kinase: MKTPKRIEPLIEDGLVDEVIRPLMSGKEAAVYVVRCGAQVRCAKVYKEANKRSFRQAAEYQEGRKVRNSRQARAMAKGSKYGRKEAEDAWQNAEVAALFRLAAAGVRVPKPYDFQDGVLLMELVTDAEGDAAPRLNDVHLEAEEALEYHAFVIRQIVLMLCAGLVHGDLSEFNVLLGPDGPVIIDLPQAVDAAGNNHAFSMLQRDVANMAHYFGRFAPELKTTRYADEMWALYEAGELRPDSPLSGQFEDDEQAADVVGVMREIDATLRDEARRRAARAEAEHGPAKAEEPTPPWMQ, translated from the coding sequence ATGAAGACACCAAAACGAATCGAACCACTGATCGAAGACGGCCTGGTCGACGAAGTCATACGGCCTTTGATGAGCGGCAAGGAAGCGGCCGTCTACGTGGTGCGCTGCGGTGCCCAGGTACGCTGCGCCAAGGTCTACAAGGAGGCCAACAAGCGCAGCTTCCGCCAGGCCGCCGAATATCAGGAGGGCCGCAAGGTCCGCAACAGCCGCCAGGCCCGGGCCATGGCCAAGGGCAGCAAGTACGGCCGCAAAGAAGCCGAAGACGCCTGGCAGAACGCCGAAGTGGCTGCGCTGTTCCGCCTGGCCGCTGCCGGCGTGCGGGTGCCCAAGCCGTACGACTTCCAGGACGGCGTGCTGCTGATGGAACTGGTCACCGACGCCGAAGGCGATGCCGCGCCACGCCTGAACGACGTGCACCTGGAGGCCGAGGAGGCGCTGGAATACCATGCCTTCGTCATCCGCCAGATTGTGTTGATGCTCTGCGCCGGCCTGGTACATGGCGACCTGTCCGAATTCAACGTGCTGCTTGGCCCGGATGGCCCGGTGATCATCGACCTGCCCCAGGCGGTGGATGCGGCGGGCAACAACCATGCGTTCAGCATGCTGCAGCGGGACGTGGCGAACATGGCGCATTATTTCGGGCGCTTTGCCCCGGAGCTCAAGACCACCCGCTACGCCGACGAGATGTGGGCGTTGTACGAAGCCGGTGAGCTGCGCCCGGACAGCCCGCTGAGCGGGCAGTTTGAAGATGACGAACAGGCGGCCGACGTGGTCGGGGTGATGCGCGAGATCGACGCCACCCTGCGCGATGAAGCCCGTCGCCGTGCGGCGCGGGCAGAGGCCGAGCACGGGCCGGCCAAGGCTGAAGAGCCAACGCCGCCGTGGATGCAGTGA
- a CDS encoding LysR family transcriptional regulator, with translation MDTLGAISMFVATADHGSFSRAAEALGKTPSALTKAVTHLERELGSQLFERSTRRIVLTEAGRLYLETARQVLKSLHEAGEEISQLQGLSGTLRLTAPLAFGRAFLADACAGFMREYPQIQLRVELSDAFIDLIEAGYDLALREGHSDLPGLIARVIGHNRIFLCASPDYLERNPLPVTAHSIGQHQWLKYIHPALDARFWWLQCDGVRMRLPYPQKARLESDNYDLLLRNALAGHGILHTPEWSVRGYLQEGRLVRVMEHCVIEPDAFGEDILAVYPSHRRASGKVLAFVDYLQGYLQQ, from the coding sequence ATGGATACCTTGGGTGCGATTTCGATGTTCGTCGCCACTGCCGACCATGGCAGTTTCAGCCGCGCGGCCGAGGCGCTGGGCAAGACACCCTCGGCCCTGACCAAGGCCGTCACCCACCTGGAGCGTGAGCTGGGCAGCCAGTTGTTCGAGCGCAGCACCCGGCGCATCGTGCTGACCGAAGCCGGCCGGCTTTACCTGGAAACCGCCCGGCAGGTGTTGAAGAGCCTGCATGAGGCCGGTGAAGAGATCAGCCAGTTGCAGGGGCTGTCCGGCACCCTGCGCCTGACTGCGCCGCTGGCGTTCGGCCGGGCGTTCCTGGCCGATGCCTGTGCCGGCTTCATGCGCGAATACCCGCAGATCCAGCTGCGCGTGGAGTTATCCGACGCCTTTATCGACCTGATCGAAGCCGGTTACGACCTGGCGCTGCGTGAAGGCCACAGCGACCTGCCGGGCCTGATCGCCCGGGTCATCGGCCACAACCGCATCTTTCTCTGTGCCAGCCCCGATTACCTCGAGCGCAACCCGCTGCCGGTGACCGCGCACAGCATCGGCCAGCACCAGTGGCTCAAGTACATTCACCCGGCGCTGGATGCGAGGTTCTGGTGGCTGCAGTGTGACGGCGTGCGCATGCGCCTGCCGTACCCGCAGAAGGCCCGGCTGGAAAGCGACAACTACGACTTGCTGCTGCGCAATGCGCTGGCGGGGCACGGCATCCTGCACACGCCGGAGTGGAGCGTACGCGGTTATCTGCAGGAAGGGCGGCTGGTGCGGGTGATGGAGCACTGCGTGATCGAGCCCGATGCCTTCGGTGAAGACATCCTCGCGGTCTACCCCAGCCACCGGCGCGCCAGCGGCAAGGTGCTGGCGTTCGTCGACTACCTGCAGGGCTATTTGCAGCAGTGA
- a CDS encoding amidohydrolase: MSRCLPGLLALAVAFSSGQVLAAADLVLVNGKIFTAERTNPQVQAIAIEGGKLVAVGTDAQARALADAHTQVIDLQGKRVTPGLIDTHSHAIFGGLQLSGADMGGEAVPLDDFEARLRAWRDDGRARNGDVLQVLGVSSNYWAQAKALNERFSQGEWATTPIVFIGEDYHTAWANQAMLKRAGIDKALLGSLSPQEKDTIGSFDDGQPSGFLVDAGWDRVASVLPKADAATLLKGAQAAVQYNNSLGITAWMDPAANSMPGEAIFAIKPTDHTVGVLPAYKALAEQGGLNAHVAALLVVNPKSTPADLQTIDNVRKQFAGVPNLTLPGIKVFADGVLEYPAQSAALLKPYHNTHKPGELLIDPQHFGALVSAADQRGWLVHIHAIGDRAVRESLNGIEQARKAGNSGIHHSITHLQLVNPHDFARFKALDVIASMQLLWAAGDDYTVDMVKPYVDATAFRYQYPAHSLHKQGATIAGASDWPVSSPSPWLAIAQAATRKGAQGVLNADERLDRQTMLYAYTANAAKALGLEQQIGSLSPGKQADFVILDRDVLAVNDQQLGETQVLATYFGGRQVYAR; the protein is encoded by the coding sequence ATGTCGAGATGTCTTCCTGGGTTGCTGGCGCTGGCCGTGGCTTTTTCCTCCGGGCAGGTACTGGCCGCCGCCGACCTGGTACTGGTCAACGGCAAGATCTTCACCGCCGAGCGCACTAACCCGCAGGTGCAGGCCATCGCCATCGAAGGCGGCAAACTGGTGGCGGTGGGCACCGATGCCCAGGCCCGCGCACTCGCCGACGCGCACACCCAGGTGATTGACCTGCAAGGCAAACGGGTCACGCCGGGCCTGATCGATACCCACTCCCACGCGATCTTCGGCGGCCTGCAGCTCAGTGGTGCCGACATGGGCGGCGAGGCAGTGCCGCTGGACGACTTCGAAGCCCGCCTGCGCGCCTGGCGTGATGACGGGCGCGCCCGCAATGGCGATGTGCTGCAAGTGCTCGGTGTCAGTTCGAACTACTGGGCCCAGGCCAAGGCGCTGAATGAGCGCTTCAGCCAGGGCGAGTGGGCCACCACGCCCATCGTGTTCATCGGCGAGGACTACCACACCGCCTGGGCCAACCAGGCCATGCTCAAGCGCGCCGGTATCGACAAGGCGCTGCTGGGCAGCCTGAGCCCGCAGGAAAAAGACACCATCGGCAGCTTCGACGATGGCCAGCCCAGCGGCTTCCTGGTCGACGCCGGCTGGGACCGGGTCGCCAGCGTACTGCCCAAGGCCGATGCCGCCACCCTGCTCAAGGGGGCACAGGCTGCCGTGCAGTACAACAACAGCCTGGGCATCACCGCCTGGATGGACCCGGCAGCCAACAGCATGCCTGGCGAGGCGATCTTCGCCATCAAGCCCACCGACCATACCGTGGGCGTGCTGCCAGCCTACAAGGCCCTCGCCGAGCAGGGCGGGCTGAACGCGCACGTTGCCGCGCTGCTGGTGGTCAACCCGAAAAGCACCCCTGCCGACCTGCAGACCATCGACAACGTGCGCAAGCAGTTCGCCGGTGTGCCGAACCTGACCCTGCCGGGCATCAAGGTGTTCGCCGACGGCGTGCTCGAATACCCGGCGCAGTCGGCCGCCTTGCTCAAGCCGTACCACAACACCCACAAACCGGGTGAACTGCTGATCGACCCGCAGCATTTCGGCGCGCTGGTCAGCGCCGCCGACCAGCGCGGCTGGCTGGTGCACATCCACGCCATCGGCGACCGCGCGGTGCGTGAATCACTCAACGGCATCGAGCAGGCACGCAAGGCCGGCAACAGTGGCATCCACCACTCGATCACTCACCTGCAACTGGTCAACCCCCATGACTTCGCCCGCTTCAAGGCCCTCGACGTGATTGCCTCGATGCAACTGCTGTGGGCCGCCGGCGACGACTACACAGTCGACATGGTCAAGCCCTACGTCGACGCCACGGCATTCCGTTACCAGTACCCCGCCCATTCGCTGCACAAACAGGGCGCGACCATTGCCGGCGCCAGCGACTGGCCGGTGTCGTCACCCAGCCCCTGGCTGGCCATCGCCCAGGCGGCAACGCGCAAAGGCGCGCAAGGCGTGCTCAATGCCGACGAGCGTCTCGACCGCCAGACCATGCTCTATGCCTACACCGCCAATGCCGCCAAGGCCCTGGGCCTGGAGCAGCAGATCGGCTCGCTGAGCCCGGGCAAGCAGGCCGACTTCGTCATCCTCGACCGTGACGTGCTTGCAGTGAACGACCAGCAGCTGGGCGAGACCCAGGTGCTGGCCACCTACTTCGGCGGCCGCCAGGTGTACGCCCGCTAA
- a CDS encoding TorF family putative porin — MKHATLAAVCALACAALAPAAIAMPINDDFAVDIDLAATSDYRSRGISQTQGDPALQADVMLSHISGLYLGAWTSNVDFGFASKTRQEVDYYAGWAWQMSEQVNLDLGYLRYTYPKESQYNLSEFYAILDVQGFKLAAYYSSDANTQYGKDQDSLYTWVGYHRVLPLEVGLELRYGRVDFKDPSYWSHNGQSRDSYREWEARLTRDFLGLTWRLSYLDTNLSQAECASSYGFDDVCSATVVAAVSKHF, encoded by the coding sequence ATGAAACACGCTACCCTGGCAGCCGTGTGCGCACTCGCCTGCGCCGCGCTCGCCCCCGCCGCGATTGCCATGCCGATCAACGATGACTTCGCGGTCGACATCGACCTGGCCGCGACCAGCGACTACCGCAGCCGTGGCATCTCGCAAACCCAAGGCGATCCGGCTTTGCAGGCCGATGTCATGCTAAGTCACATCAGCGGCCTGTACCTCGGTGCCTGGACCTCGAACGTCGACTTCGGCTTTGCCAGCAAGACTCGCCAGGAGGTCGACTACTACGCAGGCTGGGCCTGGCAGATGAGTGAGCAGGTCAACCTCGACCTCGGCTATCTCAGGTACACCTACCCCAAGGAGAGCCAATACAACCTGTCCGAGTTCTACGCCATCCTCGATGTACAGGGGTTCAAACTGGCGGCGTACTACTCCAGCGATGCCAACACGCAATACGGCAAGGATCAGGACAGCCTCTACACCTGGGTGGGCTACCACAGGGTGCTGCCCCTGGAAGTCGGCCTGGAACTGCGCTACGGCCGCGTGGACTTCAAGGACCCGAGCTACTGGTCGCATAACGGCCAGTCACGCGACTCGTACCGCGAATGGGAGGCCAGGTTGACCCGCGATTTCCTCGGGCTCACCTGGCGCCTCAGCTACCTGGACACCAACCTGTCGCAGGCAGAATGCGCCAGCAGCTACGGCTTCGACGATGTCTGCAGCGCCACCGTGGTAGCCGCTGTCAGCAAGCACTTCTGA
- a CDS encoding multidrug/biocide efflux PACE transporter, whose amino-acid sequence MKKVSLTERMVHAVGYEFFAVLLCAPLLSWIMGKSLATAGTLAVTLSVIAMLWNMVYNALVDRFVVTPRIHWKALARFVHGLGFEAGLVVWCLPVAAWMLEISLLQAFMVELGFFVIILPYTVLYNWAFDRARHYLLQRRAVA is encoded by the coding sequence ATGAAAAAGGTCTCTCTCACCGAACGCATGGTCCATGCCGTCGGCTATGAATTCTTCGCCGTGCTGCTCTGCGCGCCCTTGCTCTCGTGGATCATGGGCAAGTCGCTGGCTACGGCTGGTACGCTTGCTGTCACCCTGTCGGTGATCGCAATGCTCTGGAACATGGTCTACAACGCGCTGGTCGACCGCTTCGTGGTGACCCCGCGCATCCACTGGAAAGCACTGGCGCGTTTCGTTCATGGCCTGGGCTTCGAAGCCGGGCTGGTGGTCTGGTGCCTGCCGGTGGCGGCCTGGATGCTGGAGATCTCGCTGCTGCAGGCGTTCATGGTCGAGCTGGGCTTCTTCGTGATCATCCTGCCTTACACCGTGCTGTACAACTGGGCGTTCGACCGGGCCCGGCATTACCTCCTGCAGCGCCGGGCCGTTGCCTGA
- a CDS encoding DUF1254 domain-containing protein: MHPAYVKTVARMAYLWGWPMVNMINRYERITQAPHPGLLGGILPAAPRGQLGMLHDYITPAETFVTCPNQDVVYGLGFFSLDDEPVIAQVPDFGERFWVYAMYDQRTDQFGELGKPYASKPGFYLLVGPNWQGEKPAGVEAIIRSPTALANTIPRVFMDDTDADRAAVQQQLNQIVFYPLKDFDGKMKTIDWKKAPDIPVPHADSASQGETKWVIPEKFFDQLPQVLDTVAPMPGEEALYAQFRQLMAIAAKDPAIKKLLVEEAKLADKELIAPFFQWKHNGRPAGNGWNRSTNNAQWGVDYFNRAGTAKSNMFDNRPNETQYFYTDFDGNGAQLNGAHSYEVTFAKGEEPPVQGFWSLTLYNQHHLFSANALDRYSLDTKNKDLKRNADGSLTLYIGPAFPGKDKESNWLPSPKESISLYIRAYWGKAPILDASWKPPVIKKIK; the protein is encoded by the coding sequence ATGCATCCGGCCTATGTGAAAACCGTTGCGCGCATGGCCTACCTCTGGGGCTGGCCGATGGTCAACATGATCAACCGCTACGAGCGCATCACCCAGGCCCCTCACCCGGGGCTGCTGGGCGGCATCCTGCCGGCGGCGCCGCGCGGCCAGCTGGGCATGCTGCACGATTACATCACCCCGGCCGAAACCTTTGTCACCTGCCCCAACCAGGATGTGGTGTACGGCCTTGGCTTCTTCTCCCTGGACGACGAGCCCGTGATTGCCCAGGTGCCAGACTTCGGCGAGCGCTTCTGGGTGTACGCCATGTACGACCAACGTACCGATCAGTTCGGTGAACTGGGCAAGCCCTATGCCAGCAAGCCTGGTTTCTACCTGCTGGTCGGCCCGAACTGGCAAGGCGAAAAGCCCGCCGGCGTGGAAGCGATCATCCGCAGCCCCACGGCGCTGGCCAACACCATACCGCGCGTGTTCATGGACGACACCGATGCCGACCGCGCAGCCGTCCAGCAACAGCTCAACCAGATCGTCTTCTACCCGCTCAAGGATTTTGACGGCAAGATGAAGACGATCGACTGGAAGAAAGCCCCCGACATCCCGGTGCCCCATGCAGACAGCGCCAGCCAGGGCGAAACCAAGTGGGTCATCCCGGAAAAATTCTTCGATCAGCTCCCGCAGGTGCTCGACACCGTCGCGCCGATGCCGGGGGAAGAAGCCCTGTATGCCCAGTTCCGCCAACTCATGGCCATTGCCGCAAAAGACCCGGCCATCAAGAAACTGCTGGTCGAAGAAGCCAAGCTGGCCGACAAGGAGCTGATCGCGCCCTTCTTCCAGTGGAAACATAACGGCCGCCCAGCGGGCAATGGCTGGAACCGCTCGACCAACAACGCCCAATGGGGTGTGGACTATTTCAACCGCGCCGGCACCGCCAAGTCGAACATGTTCGACAACCGCCCCAACGAAACCCAGTACTTCTACACCGACTTCGATGGCAACGGTGCTCAACTCAATGGCGCCCACAGCTACGAGGTCACCTTCGCCAAAGGCGAAGAACCGCCCGTGCAGGGCTTCTGGTCGCTGACGCTGTACAACCAGCACCACCTGTTCAGCGCCAATGCGCTTGATCGTTACTCACTGGACACCAAGAACAAAGACCTCAAGCGCAATGCCGATGGCTCGCTGACGCTCTACATTGGCCCGGCATTCCCCGGCAAGGACAAAGAGAGCAACTGGCTGCCATCACCCAAAGAATCCATCTCGCTGTATATCCGCGCCTACTGGGGCAAGGCGCCGATCCTGGACGCCAGCTGGAAGCCGCCGGTAATCAAGAAGATCAAGTAA